One Brassica oleracea var. oleracea cultivar TO1000 chromosome C7, BOL, whole genome shotgun sequence genomic window carries:
- the LOC106305722 gene encoding acetylornithine deacetylase, translating to MASSMIESLGSLNKDSFVSLLSKLIGESKFVQNNPPELIPQEDRIVNHVLDSLRPYSTESGGGPLVINHVAYHSGRGNLIVEYPGSVPGKIVSFVGMHMDVVTANPDEWEFDPFSLSIDGDKLRGRGTTDCLGHVALVTELMKRLGETKPVLKSSVVAVFIASEENSSIPGVGVDMLVKDKLLDKLKSGPLFWIDTADKQPCIGTGGMIPWKLHVTGKLFHSGLAHKAINAMELGMEGLKEIQSRFYRDFPPHEQEKVYGFATPSTMKPTQWSYPGGGINQIPGDCTVSGDVRLTPFYDVKEVMKKLQEYVDDINTNIEKLSTRGPVSKYVLPEENLRGRLTLSFDEASAGVACNLDSRGFHVLCKATEEVVGHVKPYSITGTLPLIRDLKDEGFDVQTSGYGLMATYHAKNEYCLLTDMCQGFDVFVKIISQLEQD from the exons ATGGCGTCGTCGATGATCGAATCACTAGGCTCTCTCAACAAAGACTCCTTCGTCTCACTCCTATCCAAACTGATCGGCGAGTCAAAGTTCGTCCAGAACAACCCGCCGGAGCTCATCCCGCAAGAGGATCGGATCGTGAACCACGTCCTCGACTCCCTCCGTCCTTACAGCACCGAATCCGGCGGCGGTCCTCTCGTGATCAACCACGTGGCGTATCACTCGGGAAGAGGTAACCTCATCGTGGAGTACCCAGGATCTGTCCCCGGAAAGATCGTCTCTTTCGTTGGGATGCATATGGACGTCGTCACCGCCAATCCCGATGAATGG GAGTTTGATCCTTTCTCGTTAAGCATAGATGGGGATAAGCTTCGTGGTCGTGGGACTACGGATTGTCTTGGTCACGTTGCTCTTGTGACTGAGCTCATGAAGAGGCTTGGGGAGACTAAACCGGTTTTGAAATCATCGGTGGTGGCGGTTTTCATCGCTAGTGAAGAGAACTCTTCTATTCCAGGTGTTGGTGTGGACATGTTGGTTAAAGACAAGCTTCTTGATAAGCTCAAATCCGGACCATT GTTTTGGATTGATACGGCGGATAAGCAGCCGTGTATTGGAACCGGCGGTATGATTCCGTGGAAGCTTCATGTTACCGGAAAGCTTTTCCACAGCGGTTTAGCTCACAAG GCTATTAACGCTATGGAGTTAGGGATGGAAGGGCTTAAGGAGATCCAATCCCGGTTCTACAGAGACTTTCCGCCTCATGAACAAGAGAAAGTTTATGGTTTTGCGACGCCTTCCACCATGAAGCCAACACAATGGAGTT ATCCGGGAGGTGGAATCAACCAAATCCCTGGAGACTGTACCGTCTCCGGTGATGTCAGGTTGACTCCTTTCTATGA CGTGAAGGAAGTGATGAAGAAGCTGCAAGAGTATGTTGACGACATAAACACTAACATAGAGAAACTCTCAACCCGTGGTCCTGTTTCCAAATACGTCTTGCCAGAAGAGAATTTACGTGGAAG GCTCACGTTAAGCTTTGATGAAGCATCAGCTGGAGTTGCATGTAATCTTGATTCCCGCGGCTTTCACGTTCTATGCAAAGCAACTGAAGAAGTTGTCGGGCACGTGAAGCCTTACTCCATCACCGGTACTTTGCCTCTAATCCGAGACCTCAAG GATGAAGGTTTCGATGTGCAAACTTCAGGATACG GTCTGATGGCTACATATCATGCAAAGAACGAGTACTGCCTTCTTACAGACATGTGCCAAGGCTTTGATGTCTTCGTTAAGATCATTTCTCAGCTTGAACAAGACTAA
- the LOC106305723 gene encoding uncharacterized protein LOC106305723 translates to MGLPLLTCSTTRVAFSSSSSSSSSWCSGSGGFRKLFDSPASSRSELHGKRNSRLNGLSLEKPRSIRASSSSSAGQSSGEVIDDGDAAVTRGLAVPSVGGFSSGELAGPSGEVTSVGEFVGGSGGGDFSGWDKVGAVVRLSYGIGIYCGMAVAGRFICEVAGIDYTGGFNASLDAITAGLGYASPPIMALLFILDDEVVKVSPHARAIRDVEDEELRGFFHGMSAWQFILVVTASSIGEELFYRAAFQGALADIFLRGTDLISDSRGMVALTGILPPFVPFAQAFAAVITAALTGSLYYMAASPKDPTYIMAPILKTRSARDELKKLFAAWYERRQMKKIYSPLLEGLLGLYLGFEWIQTNNLLAPIITHGIYSAVVLGNGLWKLHHHQQRLRLRVQKLETEGDNNSR, encoded by the exons ATGGGTCTTCCTTTGTTGACATGCAGTACGACGAGAGTGGCTTTCTCTTCTTCTTCGTCTTCGTCTTCGTCTTGGTGCAGTGGAAGCGGTGGATTTAGAAAGCTTTTCGATTCTCCGGCGAGTTCGAGATCCGAGTTGCACGGGAAGAGAAACTCGCGGTTAAATGGCCTTTCTTTAGAGAAACCGAGGTCTATCAGAGCGTCGTCGTCATCATCAGCGGGACAGAGCAGCGGCGAAGTGATCGACGACGGAGATGCAGCGGTGACGCGCGGTTTAGCTGTGCCGTCGGTGGGAGGTTTTAGCAGCGGCGAGTTAGCTGGACCTTCGGGAGAGGTAACATCGGTCGGCGAGTTTGTGGGTGGGAGCGGCGGCGGAGATTTTAGTGGTTGGGATAAGGTCGGTGCTGTTGTGAGGCTGAGTTACGGAATCG GAATATACTGTGGGATGGCTGTAGCGGGAAGGTTTATATGTGAAGTAGCAGGGATTGATTACACAGGAGGCTTTAATGCTTCTTTAGATGCTATTACTGCTGGACTTGGTTATGCTTCTCCACCTATCATGGCTCTTCTCTTCATTCTTGAT GATGAAGTTGTGAAGGTGTCGCCGCATGCTCGTGCCATTAGAGATGTTGAAGATGAGGAGCTTCGAGGCTTCTTCCATGGCATGTCAGCTTGGCAG TTTATCTTAGTAGTTACCGCAAGTTCGATTGGAGAGGAGCTCTTCTACCGTGCTGCGTTTCAGGGTGCACTAGCTGATATATTCCTAAGAGGCACAGATCTCATCTCAGATTCTCGTGGAATGGTCGCTTTG ACAGGAATCTTGCCTCCGTTTGTACCCTTTGCTCAAGCATTTGCAGCTGTCATCACTGCTGCTCTCACCGGTTCTCTCTATTACATGGCTGCTTCCCCTAAAG ATCCGACTTATATAATGGCACCTATCTTGAAAACTCGCTCTGCACGTGATGAGCTGAAGAAGCTGTTTGCAG CGTGGTACGAGCGAAGACAAATGAAGAAGATCTACTCTCCTCTTCTCGAAGGTCTTTTGGGTCTATACCTAGGCTTTGAATGGATTCAG ACAAACAATCTTCTTGCACCAATCATCACACATGGCATATACTCAGCTGTTGTACTAGGAAATGGTCTCTGGAAGCTTCACCATCACCAGCAACGACTGCGCCTAAGGGTACAGAAGCTTGAGACTGAAGGTGATAACAACTCCAGATAG
- the LOC106305724 gene encoding abscisic acid receptor PYR1 isoform X3 yields MPSQLTPEERSELAQSIAEFHTYHLGPGSCSSLHAQRIHAPPEIVWSVVRRFDKPQTYKHFIKSCSVEDGFEMRVGCTRAVNVISGLPANTSTERLDILDDERRVTGFSIIGGEHRLTNYKSVTTVHRFEKERRIWTVVLESYVVDMPEGNSEDDTRMFADTVVKLNLQKLATVTEAMARNAGDGSGAQVSLDIYYCG; encoded by the exons ATGCCTTCCCAGTTGACTCCAGAAGAACGATCGGAGCTCGCGCAATCCATCGCCGAGTTCCACACCTACCACCTCGGTCCGGGGAGCTGCTCCTCCCTCCACGCGCAGCGAATCCACGCGCCCCCGGAGATCGTCTGGTCCGTCGTCCGCCGATTCGACAAGCCGCAGACCTACAAGCACTTCATCAAGTCCTGCTCCGTCGAGGACGGGTTCGAGATGCGCGTCGGATGCACGCGCGCCGTGAACGTGATCAGCGGTTTGCCGGCGAACACGTCGACGGAGAGGCTCGACATACTCGACGACGAGAGGAGGGTGACGGGGTTCAGCATCATCGGGGGAGAGCACAGGCTGACGAACTACAAGTCGGTGACGACGGTGCACAGGTTCGAGAAGGAGAGGCGGATCTGGACGGTGGTGCTCGAGTCGTACGTCGTGGATATGCCGGAAGGGAACTCGGAGGACGATACGCGCATGTTCGCGGATACGGTGGTTAAGCTTAATCTGCAGAAGCTGGCGACTGTCACTGAGGCTATGGCTCGTAACGCCGGCGACGGAAGCGGTGCTCAG GTTAGTCTGGACATTTACTATTGTGGATAA
- the LOC106305724 gene encoding abscisic acid receptor PYR1 isoform X1, with the protein MPSQLTPEERSELAQSIAEFHTYHLGPGSCSSLHAQRIHAPPEIVWSVVRRFDKPQTYKHFIKSCSVEDGFEMRVGCTRAVNVISGLPANTSTERLDILDDERRVTGFSIIGGEHRLTNYKSVTTVHRFEKERRIWTVVLESYVVDMPEGNSEDDTRMFADTVVKLNLQKLATVTEAMARNAGDGSGAQAVSRCLKCWSNPRRMRLLETF; encoded by the coding sequence ATGCCTTCCCAGTTGACTCCAGAAGAACGATCGGAGCTCGCGCAATCCATCGCCGAGTTCCACACCTACCACCTCGGTCCGGGGAGCTGCTCCTCCCTCCACGCGCAGCGAATCCACGCGCCCCCGGAGATCGTCTGGTCCGTCGTCCGCCGATTCGACAAGCCGCAGACCTACAAGCACTTCATCAAGTCCTGCTCCGTCGAGGACGGGTTCGAGATGCGCGTCGGATGCACGCGCGCCGTGAACGTGATCAGCGGTTTGCCGGCGAACACGTCGACGGAGAGGCTCGACATACTCGACGACGAGAGGAGGGTGACGGGGTTCAGCATCATCGGGGGAGAGCACAGGCTGACGAACTACAAGTCGGTGACGACGGTGCACAGGTTCGAGAAGGAGAGGCGGATCTGGACGGTGGTGCTCGAGTCGTACGTCGTGGATATGCCGGAAGGGAACTCGGAGGACGATACGCGCATGTTCGCGGATACGGTGGTTAAGCTTAATCTGCAGAAGCTGGCGACTGTCACTGAGGCTATGGCTCGTAACGCCGGCGACGGAAGCGGTGCTCAG
- the LOC106305724 gene encoding abscisic acid receptor PYR1 isoform X2: MPSQLTPEERSELAQSIAEFHTYHLGPGSCSSLHAQRIHAPPEIVWSVVRRFDKPQTYKHFIKSCSVEDGFEMRVGCTRAVNVISGLPANTSTERLDILDDERRVTGFSIIGGEHRLTNYKSVTTVHRFEKERRIWTVVLESYVVDMPEGNSEDDTRMFADTVVKLNLQKLATVTEAMARNAGDGSGAQEGVIFCTIDVEEKGKKIMI; the protein is encoded by the coding sequence ATGCCTTCCCAGTTGACTCCAGAAGAACGATCGGAGCTCGCGCAATCCATCGCCGAGTTCCACACCTACCACCTCGGTCCGGGGAGCTGCTCCTCCCTCCACGCGCAGCGAATCCACGCGCCCCCGGAGATCGTCTGGTCCGTCGTCCGCCGATTCGACAAGCCGCAGACCTACAAGCACTTCATCAAGTCCTGCTCCGTCGAGGACGGGTTCGAGATGCGCGTCGGATGCACGCGCGCCGTGAACGTGATCAGCGGTTTGCCGGCGAACACGTCGACGGAGAGGCTCGACATACTCGACGACGAGAGGAGGGTGACGGGGTTCAGCATCATCGGGGGAGAGCACAGGCTGACGAACTACAAGTCGGTGACGACGGTGCACAGGTTCGAGAAGGAGAGGCGGATCTGGACGGTGGTGCTCGAGTCGTACGTCGTGGATATGCCGGAAGGGAACTCGGAGGACGATACGCGCATGTTCGCGGATACGGTGGTTAAGCTTAATCTGCAGAAGCTGGCGACTGTCACTGAGGCTATGGCTCGTAACGCCGGCGACGGAAGCGGTGCTCAG
- the LOC106305724 gene encoding abscisic acid receptor PYR1 isoform X4, giving the protein MPSQLTPEERSELAQSIAEFHTYHLGPGSCSSLHAQRIHAPPEIVWSVVRRFDKPQTYKHFIKSCSVEDGFEMRVGCTRAVNVISGLPANTSTERLDILDDERRVTGFSIIGGEHRLTNYKSVTTVHRFEKERRIWTVVLESYVVDMPEGNSEDDTRMFADTVVKLNLQKLATVTEAMARNAGDGSGAQISVLANETN; this is encoded by the coding sequence ATGCCTTCCCAGTTGACTCCAGAAGAACGATCGGAGCTCGCGCAATCCATCGCCGAGTTCCACACCTACCACCTCGGTCCGGGGAGCTGCTCCTCCCTCCACGCGCAGCGAATCCACGCGCCCCCGGAGATCGTCTGGTCCGTCGTCCGCCGATTCGACAAGCCGCAGACCTACAAGCACTTCATCAAGTCCTGCTCCGTCGAGGACGGGTTCGAGATGCGCGTCGGATGCACGCGCGCCGTGAACGTGATCAGCGGTTTGCCGGCGAACACGTCGACGGAGAGGCTCGACATACTCGACGACGAGAGGAGGGTGACGGGGTTCAGCATCATCGGGGGAGAGCACAGGCTGACGAACTACAAGTCGGTGACGACGGTGCACAGGTTCGAGAAGGAGAGGCGGATCTGGACGGTGGTGCTCGAGTCGTACGTCGTGGATATGCCGGAAGGGAACTCGGAGGACGATACGCGCATGTTCGCGGATACGGTGGTTAAGCTTAATCTGCAGAAGCTGGCGACTGTCACTGAGGCTATGGCTCGTAACGCCGGCGACGGAAGCGGTGCTCAG